Proteins encoded together in one Xiphophorus maculatus strain JP 163 A chromosome 13, X_maculatus-5.0-male, whole genome shotgun sequence window:
- the LOC102220198 gene encoding cbp/p300-interacting transactivator 3-like yields MYIIPELTQKTNSSLDREAAQFESAAGLHVSGASAEGTSRDLTNFSERISLYAIGENLTMAEHMTMPMSHGFRMGMNGPVQHNGQPGLRGLPNGQVLHYGRNPQNTTEGVMRQRPNLMGQGGMGGPVNGAPMTNHHHQMMHGNMMYNGQGQQHHHHMHPQQQLQQGGHPPQYVPGNLTSQQLMASMHLQKLNTQYHGHPLGSANGHHLPNGTQYRMGPAQLSGMQHIGAPFGVNGTDMDLIDEEVLTSLVLELGLDRIQELPELFLGQNEFDFLSDFVCKQQSSTVSC; encoded by the exons ATGTATATAATCCCTGAGTTGACCCAGAAAACAAACTCTTCTTTAGATCGAGAAGCAGCACAGTTTGAATCCGCCGCAGGGCTGCATGTATCCGGAGCATCAGCTGAAGGGACGAGCCGGGACTTAACGAACTTCTCCGAACGGATTTCACTTTACGCCATCGG ggaaaaCTTAACCATGGCTGAACACATGACGATGCCCATGTCTCACGGTTTCCGGATGGGCATGAATGGACCAGTACAGCACAACGGCCAGCCGGGTCTGCGGGGGCTGCCCAACGGCCAGGTGTTGCACTACGGCAGGAACCCTCAGAATACCACAGAGGGGGTCATGAGACAGAGACCGAACCTTATGGGACAAGGAGGCATGGGCGGCCCTGTGAATGGAGCTCCAATGACCAATCATCACCATCAGATGATGCATGGGAACATGATGTATAACGGCCAGGGCCAGCAGCACCACCACCACATGCAcccccagcagcagctgcagcagggtGGACACCCGCCGCAGTATGTCCCTGGCAACCTCACGTCGCAGCAGCTCATGGCAAGCATGCACCTACAGAAACTCAACACTCAGTATCACGGACACCCGCTGGGGTCGGCCAATGGTCACCACCTGCCCAACGGGACGCAGTACCGCATGGGGCCCGCCCAGTTGTCTGGCATGCAGCACATCGGCGCGCCTTTCGGGGTGAACGGAACGGACATGGACCTAATCGATGAGGAAGTTCTGACCTCGCTGGTGTTGGAGTTGGGCTTGGATCGCATTCAGGAGCTGCCTGAGCTCTTCCTGGGACAGAACGAGTTTGACTTCCTATCAGACTTTGTGTGCAAACAGCAGTCAAGCACGGTGAGCTGTTGA